One stretch of Acidobacteriota bacterium DNA includes these proteins:
- a CDS encoding L-rhamnose mutarotase: MTRYGQIIRLRPEKQEAYLALHREVWPEVLKTIRECHIRNYTIFLRDGVLFAYFEYHGTDFKADMAKMAADPKTREWWALTDPCQQPVAGAAPEEWWAPLEEVFHAD, from the coding sequence ATGACGCGATATGGGCAGATCATCCGGCTGAGGCCGGAAAAACAGGAGGCTTACCTCGCGCTTCACCGTGAGGTCTGGCCGGAGGTTCTAAAGACGATCCGGGAATGCCATATCCGCAACTACACAATCTTCCTTCGGGACGGTGTCCTGTTCGCCTATTTCGAGTATCACGGGACGGATTTCAAGGCCGACATGGCGAAAATGGCCGCCGATCCCAAGACGAGGGAATGGTGGGCCCTGACCGATCCCTGCCAGCAGCCTGTGGCGGGTGCCGCGCCGGAAGAATGGTGGGCGCCTCTTGAGGAAG
- a CDS encoding Xaa-Pro peptidase family protein — MSFTRRRFLQAGGLSLASLSLSPGTLSSLPLSDGEELRNMVAGVKPLTPEDFQARREKAVRLLAEHGMDALYVGGGTNLLYFSKVSWWLSERVFGVVLSRKKDPVWICPAFELKRAEELVPEGHEIRTWDEHENPYRLIAGVMKDIGASAGRLAAAPDLRAFEIFGLKKYLSGAEIVEGAPITEGCRGIKDAKEIAYMDLANRITKIAYREGFKQLREGMTTRELSAAIAAATQKMGVQGGGGPQFGPLTAFPHGSRIQRNLQPGDIVLVDGGCGVEGYRSDVTRTVVFGTPTDKQRKVWDIVRKAQAAALAAARPGVTCETLDRTARKVVEDAGYGPGYKYFAHRLGHGIGMEGHEYTYLVKGNTLKLEPGMTFSNEPGIYIYDEFGIRIEDCFVVTEDGARHLGGMESTAIDEPFGTA, encoded by the coding sequence ATGTCTTTTACCCGCCGCCGCTTTTTGCAGGCCGGAGGCCTGTCGCTGGCTTCCCTGAGCCTTTCTCCGGGGACGCTGTCGTCCCTGCCCCTGTCAGACGGAGAGGAACTCCGGAACATGGTGGCCGGCGTCAAACCCCTGACGCCGGAAGATTTCCAGGCCCGCCGTGAGAAAGCCGTGCGGCTTCTGGCCGAACACGGCATGGACGCCCTTTATGTTGGGGGAGGCACGAATCTTCTCTATTTCTCCAAAGTGAGCTGGTGGCTGAGCGAGAGAGTGTTCGGCGTGGTTCTGAGCCGGAAGAAGGATCCGGTCTGGATCTGCCCGGCCTTCGAGCTCAAGAGAGCCGAAGAGCTCGTTCCCGAAGGGCATGAGATCCGGACCTGGGATGAACACGAAAATCCCTATCGACTCATCGCGGGTGTCATGAAGGATATCGGGGCTTCAGCGGGCCGGCTGGCCGCCGCGCCGGATCTGCGGGCCTTCGAAATATTCGGATTGAAAAAGTATCTCTCCGGAGCCGAGATCGTTGAAGGCGCTCCAATCACCGAGGGTTGCCGGGGCATCAAGGATGCCAAGGAAATCGCCTACATGGATCTGGCCAACCGGATCACCAAGATCGCCTACCGCGAGGGCTTCAAGCAGCTCCGCGAGGGCATGACCACGAGGGAGCTCTCAGCCGCCATCGCCGCCGCGACCCAGAAAATGGGCGTCCAAGGAGGCGGCGGTCCGCAGTTCGGACCGTTGACGGCCTTTCCCCACGGATCCCGGATTCAACGCAATCTCCAGCCGGGGGACATCGTTCTCGTCGACGGCGGCTGTGGCGTCGAGGGATACCGCTCCGACGTGACCCGGACGGTCGTGTTCGGAACGCCGACCGACAAACAGCGCAAGGTCTGGGACATCGTCCGCAAAGCCCAGGCGGCCGCTCTGGCCGCGGCGCGGCCCGGCGTGACCTGCGAGACTCTGGACCGGACGGCCCGCAAGGTCGTCGAGGATGCCGGATACGGTCCCGGCTACAAGTATTTCGCCCATCGCCTTGGGCACGGAATCGGCATGGAAGGCCATGAATATACGTATCTCGTCAAAGGCAACACCCTCAAGCTCGAACCCGGCATGACTTTCAGTAACGAACCCGGGATTTACATCTACGACGAGTTCGGCATCCGCATCGAGGATTGTTTTGTCGTCACCGAAGACGGCGCCCGGCACCTTGGAGGGATGGAGTCGACGGCCATCGACGAGCCTTTCGGGACGGCCTGA